A single window of Dermacentor albipictus isolate Rhodes 1998 colony chromosome 1, USDA_Dalb.pri_finalv2, whole genome shotgun sequence DNA harbors:
- the LOC135902807 gene encoding proline-rich protein 5-like: protein MSHLLNRSFRAHRRTHSTPPGGAATDRSPRNALPASRAALTDVPEHEELRSGGRRQSSCGLASAASTTPGPAPETKVSLNKYATLNAAGGVLPKNRDWLRLQHTIRSLFKTKDFRLEPGEMAILHEKIRTLGSSKAGPFLFDSFKREIEICLTALLQKLQAVPREKLLEVLSSEWENLFRHVLPTLDMILYVVKGKGSTTVRQAFLVVFRDAVVTKLDLEDLINENTRHLVPDGIRHMLLILYNVSDSYPPTKTKLKLEVLLARLLDPFLGFQGFYEGKPEPTIKSAEPEVAARRKSADGVPLPRKLSRPMSSQPRQIETLHELFLTALRKQPDF, encoded by the exons ATGTCGCACCTCCTTAACCGAAGTTTCAGAGCGCATCGTCGCACGCACAGCACCCCTCCTGGAGGCGCGGCGACCGACAGGAGCCCCAGGAACGCCCTGCCCGCGTCGAGGGCTGCTCTGACCGATGTTCCTGAACACGAAGAGCTGCGCAGTGGCGGCAGGAGGCAAAGCTCGTGCGGCCTCGCGTCTGCCGCTTCTACGACGCCTGGTCCAGCGCCGGAAACGAAGGTCTCCCTCAACAAGTACGCGACGCTGAATGCTGCGGGAGGTGTGCTGCCCAAAAACCGTGATTGGCTGCG ATTGCAACACACAATTCGAAGTCTATTCAAGACCAAGGACTTTCGCTTAGAACCCGGAGAAATGGCCATTCTGCACGAGAAAATACG GACGCTGGGAAGCTCGAAGGCAGGGCCTTTCCTGTTCGACTCGTTCAAG CGCGAAATTGAAATCTGCCTCACCGCTCTGCTGcaaaaactgcaagctgtgccAA GAGAGAAACTGCTGGAAGTGCTTTCCTCCGAATGGGAAAACTTGTTTCGACACGTCCTGCCCACCCTTGACATGATCTTGTACGTCGTCAAG GGTAAGGGCTCAACAACCGTGAGACAAGCCTTTCTTGTGGTGTTCCGAGACGCAGTGGTGACAAAGCTGGACCTTGAAG ATCTCATCAACGAGAACACTCGCCACCTCGTCCCCGATGGAATCCGGCATATGCTTCTTATTCTTTAC AATGTCAGCGACAGTTATCCGCCAACAAAGACCAAACTGAAGCTTGAAGTACTTCTGGCACGTCTTCTGGATCCCTTCTTGGGATTTCAAGGCTTCTACGAAGGCAAGCCTGAGCCCACGATAAAGTCTGCAGAGCCTGAAGTCGCGGCACGCAGAAAGTCAGCAG ATGGAGTACCGCTACCTAGGAAGCTGTCCCGACCGATGAGCTCCCAGCCTCGCCAGATTGAAACACTGCATGAGCTTTTTCTCACAGCTCTGCGGAAGCAGCCAGATTTTTAG